A stretch of the Uranotaenia lowii strain MFRU-FL chromosome 3, ASM2978415v1, whole genome shotgun sequence genome encodes the following:
- the LOC129756531 gene encoding uncharacterized protein LOC129756531 produces the protein MLFDELDTTDEESDLVKKKKKNKINGKLKLHTKEDFFPEGLYRGPNSGCPLQFYWPVYISGFKFVSPDRSTWYDQVASYFAFFGLPTRMIYFCESDEKLLQFQLRYQVMDMLVYFISEKDYAKAIRICHRGINHGYLMNVTCGRVHDQFDWSRSCLFNEAATDYVTIQDTYLYPLEFLAERIFLKFGKVEFVSRLTATKFAVQFETKEEMYKALRSQMMFVPFDNFSVLCKQRFVESDVLSDIRRLIATDPFFMVMLPKPHIIKFFLLGKTPYVGSAWRQSRYPILSEWAKGQLASRKKPATQENTIAAVQSQMENLLINPKNIKLINDFLRARGAPKTSRQFAKNCVRKILECELTSDT, from the coding sequence atgttgttcgaTGAGCTCGATACGACGGATGAGGAATCCGATTTggtgaagaagaaaaagaaaaacaagattAATGGAAAGCTGAAGCTTCATACGAAGGAAGATTTTTTCCCGGAAGGATTGTACCGGGGGCCCAATTCCGGTTGTCCTCTTCAATTCTATTGGCCGGTGTACATCAGTGGCTTTAAGTTCGTTTCGCCGGATCGCAGCACCTGGTACGATCAAGTGGCAAGTTATTTTGCCTTTTTCGGATTGCCCACCAGGATGATATACTTTTGCGAGTCGGATGAAAAGCTTCTCCAGTTCCAGTTGCGATACCAGGTGATGGATATGCTTGTCTATTTCATTTCGGAGAAGGATTACGCCAAAGCCATTAGAATCTGCCATCGGGGAATCAACCATGGTTACCTGATGAATGTAACCTGCGGTCGAGTTCACGATCAGTTTGATTGGTCCAGGAGTTGCTTGTTCAATGAGGCGGCCACCGATTACGTAACTATTCAAGATACTTACCTATACCCGCTAGAGTTTTTGGCCGAGAGAATATTCCTAAAATTCGGGAAGGTTGAATTCGTCTCTCGGTTGACTGCGACGAAATTTGCTGTTCAATTCGAAACCAAGGAAGAGATGTACAAAGCATTGAGAAGTCAAATGATGTTTGTCCCATTCGATAACTTTTCCGTTCTCTGCAAGCAACGTTTTGTTGAGTCTGATGTCCTGTCAGACATAAGGCGTTTGATAGCAACGGATCCTTTTTTTATGGTCATGTTGCCGAAGCCacatataataaaatttttcctGCTAGGAAAAACGCCTTATGTGGGAAGCGCTTGGAGGCAATCTCGATACCCAATTCTATCCGAGTGGGCAAAAGGACAGCTGGCGTCGAGGAAAAAACCTGCCACTCAAGAGAACACCATTGCCGCAGTGCAGTCTCAAATGGAAAATCTACTTATCAATCCGAAAAACATAAAGCTGATTAACGATTTTTTGAGAGCTCGGGGCGCACCTAAAACTTCCCGCCAGTTCGCCAAAAACTGTGTGCGAAAAATCCTTGAGTGCGAATTGACATCAGATACTTGa
- the LOC129756530 gene encoding choline transporter-like protein 1, with translation MLCCCLGARSDKVSPGESVEQSQSPSLQRGDSNAFETDRHCTDILFIGFKAAFIFILLALIIYCMAFGDIYRIINGYDDCANVCGRDNKPDKDLSCKGTDRTEQKYLLVDSSGIASDLHRQCVARCEDFEGYKPLLNRCVLKKNAAQEVATKTGLRNYFQEVSEDLETCYPEVLWLCAIAFVFSLLTLVLLRYIPGLIVWLVLIAVIASCTVGTIWLWVKWDFEKRQLPSEAGEGAKTRTNNYLYYAIAATIATVLVYLIVLVMRKRIKLVVQLFKEAGKAVSNMPCLLLEPILTFVSIAAVITLFVYFTMWIESSGMLRVENNQSAKYVKDSTMLFTRWYNLLAFLWFCQFIIGCQHMVIAGAVACWFFTRNKSNLGSPILKSFGNLVRYHMGTVALGSFIIAVVQFLRAILKLVMYYTRDHQNRVTACIFECCQCCLKCFEQFLQYLTRNAYIMTAMHGDPFCTGGKNAFRLLSSNALRVFAINSVGDFVLILSKVFVVVVTCLIGMEVIQKKSGMHHPYVPIILVGIFAYLVAHCFMTVYEMTVDTIFLSFCEDCETNDGINKPYFMSRGLMEFVQNSKKALAILDNRTASTMKDGNAWTSSGGVNSGDRAKLTKTISETVD, from the exons CAATCACAATCTCCTTCGCTACAACGAGGTGATTCCAATGCATTTGAAACGGATCGACACTGTACTGACATTTTGTTCATAGGATTCAAAGCAGCTTTCATCTTCATACTG TTGGCGCTCATTATCTACTGCATGGCGTTTGGCGACATCTACCGGATAATAAATGGCTACGACGATTGTGCCAATGTGTGTGGCCGGGACAACAAACCAGATAAGGATCTCTCGTGCAAG GGAACTGACCGTACGGAACAAAAATATCTGCTGGTAGATAGCTCAGGAATTGCTAGTGACCTGCATCGTCAGTGTGTTGCAAGATGTGAGGACTTCGAAGGCTA taaaCCACTCCTCAACCGCTGCGTGCTTAAGAAAAACGCGGCCCAAGAGGTGGCCACCAAAACTGGTCTCCGCAACTACTTCCAGGAGGTTTCGGAGGATTTGGAAACGTGCTACCCGGAGGTCCTGTGGTTGTGTGCCATCGCTTTCGTTTTTTCGCTACTCACGCTAGTTTTGCTACGATACATTCCGGGGTTGATCGTCTGGTTGGTGCTGATTGCCGTGATCGCGTCCTGTACCGTGGGCACGATCTGGCTTTGGGTGAAATGGGACTTCGAGAAGAGACAACTTCCATCGGAAGCCGGTGAAGGAGCTAAAACTCGCACCAATAACTATCTGTACTACGCAATTGCCGCCACAATTGCGACGGTTCTGGTGTACCTCATCGTACTGGTTATGAGGAAACGGATCAAGCTTGTAGTTCAACTGTTCAAGGAGGCCGGAAAAGCCGTCTCCAACATGCCCTGTTTACTACTTGAACCTATTCTG ACTTTCGTATCGATCGCCGCGGTTATCACCCTGTTCGTGTACTTCACAATGTGGATCGAGAGTTCCGGAATGCTACGGGTGGAGAACAACCAGAGCGCCAAGTACGTCAAGGACTCGACCATGCTGTTCACCCGGTGGTACAATTTGTTGGCCTTCCTATGGTTCTGTCAGTTCATCATCGGCTGCCAGCACATGGTCATTGCCGGGGCGGTGGCCTGTTGGTTTTTCACCCGAAACAAGTCCAACCTGGGCAGCCCGATACTGAAGAGCTTCGGCAATTTAGTGCGCTACCACATGGGAACCGTAGCGCTCGGGTCGTTCATCATAGCCGTGGTACAATTTCTGAGGGCAATACTCAAACTGGTCATG TACTACACCCGTGACCACCAGAACCGCGTGACGGCCTGCATCTTCGAGTGCTGTCAGTGCTGTTTGAAGTGCTTCGAACAATTTCTGCAGTACCTGACGCGCAACGCGTACATCATGACGGCCATGCACGGCGATCCGTTCTGCACCGGGGGCAAGAATGCGTTCCGGTTGCTGTCGAGCAACGCCCTGCGAGTGTTTGCCATAAATTCGGTGGGAGATTTCGTGTTAATCTTGTCCAAGGTGTTCGTCGTCGTTGTGACCTGTCTCATCGGCATGGAGGTGATCCAGAAGAAGTCCGGGATGCATCATCCCTACGTACCCATCATATTGGTGGGAATATTTGCCTATTTGGTTGCGCACTGCTTCATGACGGTTTATGAG ATGACCGTCGATACCATTTTCCTTAGCTTCTGCGAAGACTGCGAAACAAACGATGGCATTAACAAACCCTATTTCATGTCCCGAGGGTTAATGGAATTTGTGCAAAATTCCAAGAAAGCACTGGCCATCCTGGACAACCGAACGGCAAGTACCATGAAGGATGGCAACGCGTGGACTAGCAGTGGCGGAGTTAATTCCGGGGACAGGGCCAAGCTGACGAAAACAATCTCGGAAACGGTAGACTGA
- the LOC129756528 gene encoding uncharacterized protein LOC129756528 — MWNPSFEIVVETLTGSEFEVTVCDRDTVGFIKSKIQKYEGIPVNQQHLLYNHKELSDGQEMKDIPLVNGSRLKLVLGMKGGPISSKRVVTISDYENWFDMNDVLARQDTANFKTPGLKLLVNKKNIHRLMKVRAEKVSDSVKGGISRTIGSQSCASDLDGEELEREIQKERDDKITAEKLNQIKTKLHQKKKKHAGSAATQVACDPEVIIKEEKTPIARPTFSAGPIGSAISQTPRQFAQTASIATATKEPFLPHINFHNAITRQHVEQIDRHHHSQIRENLQRNRSFKTISAKHHLNVSAHDMTAVHDSSRLERSLSFHSNGILNRMDSDPTGSGGIRSSSSTSAAAYQSQSQHQLSSASLHDIIELLKYTPSKLRTISHDGLNKVSVSKKSHHHQSSSAKLLDNSSLKNIDEFLRDYDAAMSSRCKTATGGECSGGSTAANLLTESMFNKDTGFGPTDYGYEKSANGNGLDKTFRALYKSTSDDNSTYELPKLLIREDSPVESFHSSYPQLETVALRGESPRSFNSAGPANSGLTETGTGSLAPPTNNGEKSKLASGSLLQLYEHPSATSAATATAAAATTAGTIGSGGVSSGGGTWSPHYGGVGHHHSDLGINELELKFINNGVLDKAGNGGSIFKLPAVPNLDINQWNALSNEVVPEKGKEGEPNANARASSGFVHSDLSISSDEDDLFSISDLIYKNQANKSKSIDLNEFRKTFGSSPTLLNNFGGTNSNLAPQLPRLDAIPSQYRRGYTNLNDAGLSCSTSELECVNTTTKKKTGNGDGGELSPLLKHRNNDQVAYVRSYENLNRYKAFSTKNGDASDILRCQQGAGQLLPGISNLDSIADSDYNSSSGNGSNLIDDSFADFECRFSRLNCTGGSGGGAGSNNGHHGNSSHHQQHPAGCSGSISNTQTSGTSNSQHHSSCHSGSGSSHRIPSLNDLNHRNRHLHMPFNSTSSPFTSSSNPYYFPSDESLFNIDSFFDDFVEIDTSDIFDSAEYINMGSGASRNSNSSLQKSNNTSFLLPELLPQEELLLKTQSSFPEANDLLVDGDHASLIHQIDAGEMVPQMIKSEIVPHPDNPMAYGGNRLVQEAADFPQQSISATATIHHHPAEPVKSKKLRCAQCNRKLGVIMIMRCHCEKIFCAQHRYAEAHNCSYDFKLEGKKILERENPMVVAQKLPKI; from the exons GAATTCCGGTCAACCAGCAGCATCTCCTGTACAACCACAAGGAGCTCAGCGATGGCCAAGAGATGAAGGACATCCCGCTGGTCAACGGATCTCGTTTGAAGCTGGTACTGGGCATGAAGGGTGGCCCCATTTCCTCCAAGAGGGTGGTCACCATTTCCGACTACGAGAACTGGTTCGATATGAATGATGTTTTGGCAAG ACAAGATACGGCAAACTTCAAGACCCCTGGGCTAAAACTGTTGGTCAACAAGAAGAACATTCACCGTTTAATGAAGGTACGTGCTGAGAAGGTTTCCGACAGTGTCAAGGGTGGCATATCGCGAACCATTGGCAGTCAAAGCTGTGCCAGCGATCTCGACGGCGAAGAACTGGAGCGGGAAATACAGAAAGAACGCGACGATAAGATTACTGCTGAG aaattgaatcaaatcaaaacgaagcttcatcagaagaaaaagaaacacgCTGGATCGGCTGCGACCCAGGTTGCCTGTGACCCGGAAGTCATCATAAAGGAAGAGAAAACTCCGATAGCCCGACCTACATTTTCGGCTGGTCCGATCGGTTCGGCTATCTCCCAGACTCCGCGACAGTTCGCTCAAACGGCTTCCATCGCTACGGCCACCAAAGAACCGTTTTTGCCACATATCAACTTTCACAATGCCATCACACGTCAACACGTCGAGCAAATCGATCGGCACCATCACTCGCAGATACGCGAAAACCTTCAACGCAATCGTTCCTTCAAAACAATAAGCGCCAAGCACCACCTGAATGTCTCCGCCCACGATATGACAGCGGTGCACGATTCGAGCAGGCTCGAACGGTCACTTTCGTTCCACTCCAACGGTATCCTGAACCGCATGGACTCGGATCCCACCGGCAGCGGGGGCATTCGGAGCAGCAGCAGTACCAGTGCGGCTGCCTATCAGTCCCAATCGCAACATCAGTTATCCTCGGCCTCACTACATGATATCATTGAACTGCTCAAATATACACCCTCCAAGTTGCGAACGATTTCACACGACGGTTTGAACAAAGTTTCGGTTTCGAAAAAGTCCCACCATCATCAATCGTCATCCGCCAAACTGCTAGACAACAGCTCGctcaaaaacattgatgaaTTTTTGCGGGATTACGACGCGGCGATGAGTAGCCGGTGTAAAACTGCAACTGGCGGGGAATGCAGTGGTGGTTCTACCGCTGCCAATTTGCTGACAGAGAGTATGTTCAACAAGGATACCGGCTTCGGTCCCACGGATTATGGCTACGAAAAAAGTGCCAACGGGAACGGGTTGGataaaaccttccgtgcgctgTACAAGTCAACTTCGGATG acaacagtaCCTACGAACTTCCGAAGCTACTAATCCGGGAGGATTCCCCGGTTGAGTCTTTTCACAGTTCCTATCCACAGCTGGAAACGGTAGCCCTGCGCGGGGAATCACCTCGAAGCTTCAACAGTGCTGGTCCAGCCAACAGTGGGCTTACGGAAACCGGTACCGGATCCCTAGCTCCTCCGACCAACAATGGTGAAAAGAGTAAGCTAGCTTCCGGATCATTGTTGCAGCTGTACGAGCATCCTTCAGCAACCTCTGCAGCGACGGCAACGGCTGCTGCTGCAACTACGGCTGGGACCATTGGCAGCGGAGGAGTTTCGTCCGGTGGTGGTACATGGTCCCCGCACTATGGAGGTGTGGGCCATCACCACTCGGATCTGGGAATCAATGAATTAGAGTTGAAGTTTATCAACAATGGCGTATTGGACAAGGCTGGAAACGGGGGATCCATATTCAAACTGCCGGCGGTTCCGAATTTGGATATCAACCAGTGGAACGCTTTGTCTAATGAAGTTGTACCGGAAAAAGGAAAGGAGGGAGAACCAAATGCCAATGCGCGTGCCTCGAGTGGGTTTGTCCATAGTGATCTTTCAATTTCGTCTGATGAAGATGATTTATTTAGCATATCggatttgatttacaaaaaccaGGCCAACAAATCAAAATCGATTGATTTGAACGAATTTCGTAAGACGTTTGGCAGTAGTCCCACGCTGCTGAACAATTTCGGTGGAACTAATAGTAACTTGGCCCCACAGTTACCCAGGTTAGACGCAATACCTTCGCAGTATCGCAGAGGATATACGAATCTGAATGATGCTGGGCTTTCGTGCTCTACATCTGAGCTTGAGTGTGTTAATACGACCACAAAAAAGAAGACTGGAAATGGTGATGGGGGTGAGCTATCGCCATTGTTGAAGCATAGAAATAACGACCAGGTGGCTTACGTTaggagttatgaaaatttgaatcgaTATAAAGCGTTTTCGACGAAAAACGGCGACGCTAGCGATATTCTTCGGTGTCAACAGGGTGCAGGGCAGCTACTGCCTGGTATTAGTAATTTAGATAGTATAGCTGACTCTGACTATAACAGCAGCAGCGGAAATGGTTCCAATTTGATTGACGACAGTTTCGCTGATTTCGAATGTAGGTTCTCTAGGTTAAATTGTACTGGTGGAAGTGGAGGTGGTGCTGGTAGTAACAATGGACATCACGGTAATTCCAGTCACCACCAGCAACATCCAGCCGGTTGTAGTGGTAGCATTAGCAATACTCAAACCAGCGGCACCAGTAATAGCCAACACCATAGTAGTTGTCACAGTGGAAGTGGCAGCAGTCATCGGATACCATCGTTAAATGATCTGAACCACCGAAATCGACATTTACATATGCCTTTCAATAGCACCTCCTCGCCGTTCACCAGCAGCTCAAATCCTTACTACTTTCCATCGGATGAAAGTCTGTTCAATATAGATTCATTTTTCGATGATTTCGTCGAAATCGATACCAGTGACATCTTTGACAGTGCAGAATATATCAATATGGGTAGTGGTGCTAGTCGAAATTCAAACTCTTCCctgcaaaaatcaaacaataccAGTTTTCTGTTGCCAGAATTGCTTCCCCAAGAAGAACTGCTGCTGAAAACGCAATCGAGCTTCCCGGAAGCTAACGATCTGTTGGTCGATGGAGACCATGCCTCGCTTATCCACCAAATCGATGCTGGTGAAATGGTACCGCAGATGATCAAGTCGGAAATAGTTCCGCATCCGGACAACCCCATGGCTTATGGGGGCAATCGTCTCGTTCAGGAAGCAGCTGATTTTCCCCAGCAATCCATTTCGGCTACCGCCACTATACACCACCATCCTGCTGAACCGGTGAAATCCAAGAAACTACGCTGCGCTCAATGCAATAGAAAACTTGGGGTCATCATGATCATGCGGTGCCATTGTGAGAAAATATTCTGCGCTCAACATCGCTACGCCGAGGCGCACAACTGTTCCTACGATTTCAAGCTCGAGGGCAAAAAGATTCTGGAACGGGAAAACCCCATGGTAGTGGCTCagaaattgccaaaaatttaG